One Ananas comosus cultivar F153 linkage group 1, ASM154086v1, whole genome shotgun sequence DNA window includes the following coding sequences:
- the LOC109707634 gene encoding tetratricopeptide repeat protein 4 homolog produces the protein MALWMEKDSEPTTESEKADLEAIAALKEAAAIELKEQGNQFVKMGKKHYADAVGCYTRAINQKVLSDSDNSTLFANRAHVNLLLGNYRRALTDAEEAIRLCPSNLKAYYRAAKAAFSLNLLVEAASHCERGLERFPSNEELNKLRAQVDTQKKKQEYRNAKVSKALAAAKDLASAVEKRGLKLGKAMYQELTGLRKPILDESGILHWPVLLLYAEVMSSDFIEDFCETDMFSLHLDVMFSASSLPLPWDSYHNYTREAVELYYQAGIGTLLSKKEVLKHLLEGTVDSLAGNFFEEKDAENDVDNGISSTSSIYGKWIKVDEKKTLLDVLQHTEYIIPTIPVFFVVSKKSSFYKEFKAGKWSPP, from the exons gGCGCTGTGGATGGAGAAAGACTCCGAACCCACTACCGAGAGCGAGAAGGCCGACTTAGAAGCCATCGCTGCCCTCAAAGAGGCCGCTGCCATCGAGCTCAAG GAGCAAGGCAACCAGTTTGTCAAGATGGGTAAGAAGCACTACGCGGATGCCGTCGGCTGCTACACAAGGGCCATCAATCAGAAAGTTTTGAGCGACTCAGATAACTCCACTCTCTTTGCGAACCGTGCCCATGTCAATTTGCTCCTTGGAAATTATAGGCGTGCCCTTACAGATGCCGAGGAAGCAATCAGACTATGCCCGTCTAATTTGAAG GCATACTATCGGGCAGCCAAAGCCGCTTTCTCCTTAAACCTGTTGGTTGAAGCAGCATCACACTGCGAAAGGGGACTCGAGAGGTTCCCCTCTAATGAAGAGCTTAACAAGTTACGAGCACAAGTTGATACACAGAAGAAAAAACAGGAATATCGGAATGCCAAAGTTTCAAAGGCGCTTGCTGCAGCTAAG GACCTTGCTTCTGCTGTAGAAAAGAGGGGACTGAAACTCGGGAAGGCAATGTATCAGGAATTAACTGGGTTAAGAAAACCAATATTGGATGAAAGCGGTATACTTCACTGGCCAGTGCTGCTTCTTTATGCAGAGGTCATGTCAAGTGATTTCATCGAGGATTTCTGCGAAACCGACATGTTTTCACTCCATCTTGATGTG atgttttcagcAAGTTCTCTGCCATTACCATGGGACAGCTACCACAATTACACAAGGGAAGCTGTGGAGTTGTACTATCAG GCTGGTATTGGCACTCTTTTGTCCAAAAAAGAAGTTCTCAAGCATCTCCTTGAGGGGACTGTGGATTCACTTGCAGGTAACTTTTTTGAAGAGAAAGATGCAGAAAATGATGTCGACAACGGAATTTCCTCAACAA GCAGCATCTACGGTAAGTGGATCAAGGTGGATGAGAAAAAGACTCTCCTAGATGTCTTGCAGCATACAGAATATATCATTCCAACAATACCAG TGTTTTTTGTTGTTTCAAAGAAATCTAGTTTCTACAAGGAGTTCAAAGCTGGAAAGTGGTCTCCACCATAA